One genomic window of Tenacibaculum tangerinum includes the following:
- a CDS encoding macro domain-containing protein, whose amino-acid sequence MNNINYIKGDATQPKQNGNKIIVHVCNDIGGWGKGFVMAISKRWKTPEQAYRNWHASQENFHLGEVQFVQVEKELWVANIIGQHKIRKDENGKPPIRYNAIQLGLEKVYHKAIELNASVHMPRIGCGLAGGTWNNIAPLIMKELTDKNVTTTVYDFE is encoded by the coding sequence ATGAATAACATAAATTATATAAAAGGAGATGCCACACAACCCAAACAGAATGGTAATAAAATTATTGTTCATGTTTGTAATGATATAGGGGGTTGGGGAAAAGGCTTTGTAATGGCTATATCTAAACGCTGGAAAACTCCTGAACAAGCTTATCGTAATTGGCATGCCTCACAAGAAAACTTTCATTTAGGTGAGGTTCAATTTGTTCAGGTAGAAAAAGAACTTTGGGTTGCTAATATCATCGGTCAACATAAAATCAGGAAAGATGAAAACGGAAAACCACCAATACGCTATAACGCTATACAACTAGGATTGGAAAAAGTTTACCATAAAGCAATAGAGTTAAACGCTTCCGTGCACATGCCAAGAATTGGTTGTGGGTTAGCTGGTGGTACTTGGAACAACATAGCACCTTTAATTATGAAAGAATTAACCGATAAAAATGTAACAACAACCGTTTACGATTTTGAATAA
- a CDS encoding O-acetyl-ADP-ribose deacetylase — protein MKINLIKGDITKFKVDAIVNAANSSLLGGSGVDGAIHRAGGPAILEACQHIRNKQGSCKVGEVVISTAGNLPAKKVIHTVGPVYQIGKNNEKEKELLANCYQNSMLLAKENGLTSIAFPNISTGIYRFPKQVAAEIAIITVQNNPILEEVNFVCFDEENHTIYKKLLSNE, from the coding sequence ATGAAAATTAACCTTATAAAAGGAGATATCACCAAATTCAAAGTAGACGCTATTGTCAATGCGGCGAATTCAAGCTTATTGGGAGGTAGTGGAGTCGATGGGGCTATACACAGAGCCGGTGGTCCTGCTATTTTAGAAGCCTGTCAACACATCAGAAATAAGCAAGGTTCCTGTAAGGTAGGAGAAGTAGTCATCTCCACAGCAGGAAATTTACCCGCTAAAAAAGTAATACACACAGTTGGTCCTGTCTACCAAATTGGGAAAAACAATGAAAAAGAAAAAGAATTATTAGCAAACTGTTATCAGAACAGTATGTTACTTGCGAAGGAAAATGGTTTAACATCTATTGCCTTTCCAAACATTAGCACCGGAATTTATCGTTTTCCTAAGCAAGTAGCCGCTGAAATTGCCATTATAACAGTACAAAACAACCCCATTTTAGAAGAGGTAAATTTTGTTTGTTTTGATGAAGAAAACCATACTATTTATAAAAAACTATTAAGTAATGAATAA
- a CDS encoding ADP-ribosylglycohydrolase family protein, translated as MSYDNNTITATFLGLAIADALGVPVEFKDRETLKLNPVKDMRAFGTHYQPKGTWSDDSSLTFCLAESLCNGYDLKDISSKFIQWMNAEIWTPHGSVFDIGIQTRKAIEQLIDIINKKDYKELELLKYSDDEYTNGNGSLMRIIPLLFFIKNKSIHEQFDIIWHVSSLTHPHIRAAIACLIYLKFGEYILKGETIQVSYKKMKIEVTKFLKERKISEYEQKYFSRILSHDIQNLKEDEIQSGGYVVHTLEASLWCLLTSSSYKEVVLKAVNLGNDTDTTATVVGAIAGMHYGIESIPKEWIESLAKKEDIILLNQQFAKKYSHEN; from the coding sequence ATGAGTTATGATAATAACACTATCACTGCAACATTTCTAGGACTGGCAATTGCCGATGCTTTAGGTGTTCCTGTTGAATTTAAAGATAGAGAGACTCTAAAACTCAATCCTGTTAAAGACATGAGAGCTTTTGGTACGCACTATCAACCCAAAGGAACTTGGTCTGATGATAGTTCACTAACCTTCTGTTTGGCTGAAAGTTTATGTAATGGTTATGATTTAAAAGATATCTCATCAAAATTTATCCAATGGATGAATGCAGAAATATGGACTCCACATGGAAGTGTTTTCGATATTGGAATCCAAACAAGAAAAGCCATTGAGCAACTTATTGATATCATCAATAAAAAAGATTATAAAGAGTTAGAGCTTTTAAAGTACTCTGACGATGAATACACAAATGGCAATGGTTCTTTAATGAGAATTATTCCCCTACTTTTTTTCATAAAGAATAAAAGCATACATGAACAGTTCGATATTATTTGGCACGTTTCATCTTTAACACATCCTCATATTAGAGCCGCCATAGCATGCCTAATCTATTTAAAGTTTGGAGAATACATTTTAAAAGGAGAAACTATTCAAGTCTCATATAAAAAAATGAAAATTGAAGTTACAAAGTTTTTAAAGGAGAGAAAAATATCTGAGTATGAACAAAAATACTTTTCGAGAATTCTAAGCCACGACATACAAAATCTTAAAGAAGACGAGATTCAATCTGGAGGATATGTAGTGCATACTTTAGAAGCTTCTTTATGGTGTTTATTAACTTCTTCTAGTTATAAAGAAGTCGTTTTAAAAGCAGTGAATTTAGGAAATGACACAGATACTACCGCAACTGTAGTTGGTGCCATTGCAGGTATGCATTACGGTATAGAAAGCATTCCAAAAGAATGGATAGAATCGTTGGCGAAAAAAGAAGACATTATTCTTTTAAATCAACAATTCGCAAAAAAATACAGTCATGAAAATTAA
- a CDS encoding DUF4291 domain-containing protein, with amino-acid sequence MKLKTTLYKEQLKKWPEKGQHIMAQYDEEKVIVYQSYRPAIGNFAMNNQYFGGPFKYTRMTWIKPNFLWMMYRNGWGTKEEQEVVLAIHLKRRAFERYLNQAVYSSFQKDMYENWDAWQKDVKNSDIRLQWDPDHDPYGTKLERRAIQIGIRNKEIIQYATEDILEIEDISSFVKEQHQHVLNKRLDLLMIPDEKPYMSSNKEVNKKLKITTHEL; translated from the coding sequence ATGAAACTAAAAACCACGCTATATAAAGAACAATTAAAAAAATGGCCTGAAAAAGGGCAGCACATCATGGCGCAATATGATGAAGAAAAAGTGATTGTTTATCAATCGTACCGTCCGGCTATTGGGAATTTTGCTATGAACAACCAATACTTTGGAGGTCCTTTTAAATACACTAGAATGACTTGGATAAAACCCAACTTTTTATGGATGATGTACAGAAATGGATGGGGAACAAAAGAGGAACAAGAAGTCGTTTTGGCAATCCATTTAAAAAGAAGGGCTTTTGAACGCTACTTAAACCAAGCTGTGTATTCCAGTTTTCAAAAAGACATGTATGAAAATTGGGATGCTTGGCAAAAAGATGTTAAAAATTCTGACATTCGTTTGCAATGGGACCCCGATCACGACCCGTATGGAACTAAATTGGAAAGAAGAGCCATACAAATAGGTATTAGAAATAAAGAAATTATTCAGTACGCAACGGAAGATATTCTGGAAATAGAAGATATTTCAAGTTTTGTAAAAGAACAACACCAACACGTTTTAAACAAACGGTTGGATCTTTTAATGATTCCTGATGAAAAGCCTTATATGTCATCTAATAAAGAAGTGAATAAAAAACTAAAAATAACGACCCATGAGTTATGA
- the prs gene encoding ribose-phosphate diphosphokinase — MLLNLDSQFTPYGTENTIEFTSFTFSGGEPHIKISTDLKNTHEVTITHRIQSFHDMGMLFLATNALRNMDVKTLHVVLPYFPAARQDRLMVSGEPLSVKVYTELMNAQQYASVTIFDPHSEVAPALLNNCKVINNHSFIKKVTQQLSEDVVLIAPDGGALKKIYKVANYLQKHEVVECSKSRNVTTGQLTGFKVYADDLQGKDCLIVDDICDGGGTFLGLAKALKAKNAGNLYLTVSHGIFSKGFTELEKQFTKIFTTDSFKTIENAHCVQIPLEELLRK; from the coding sequence ATGCTTTTAAATTTAGATTCACAATTCACTCCTTACGGCACAGAAAATACGATTGAATTTACTTCTTTTACTTTTTCAGGAGGCGAACCTCATATAAAAATCAGTACCGATCTAAAAAACACCCATGAAGTAACCATTACCCATCGTATTCAATCGTTTCATGATATGGGTATGCTATTTTTAGCTACCAACGCACTCAGAAACATGGACGTAAAAACATTACATGTAGTACTCCCTTATTTTCCAGCGGCACGCCAAGACCGATTGATGGTTTCAGGAGAACCCTTATCGGTAAAAGTATATACGGAATTAATGAATGCACAGCAGTACGCATCGGTAACCATTTTCGATCCACATTCAGAGGTTGCCCCTGCCCTATTGAATAACTGCAAGGTCATTAACAATCATAGCTTCATAAAAAAAGTTACGCAACAACTTTCTGAAGATGTTGTACTGATTGCTCCCGATGGTGGCGCTTTAAAAAAGATATACAAAGTAGCCAACTATCTACAAAAGCATGAAGTCGTTGAATGCTCAAAAAGTAGAAACGTAACAACAGGACAACTCACAGGCTTTAAAGTATATGCAGACGATTTGCAAGGAAAAGATTGTTTGATTGTAGATGATATTTGCGATGGTGGAGGTACTTTTTTAGGCTTAGCCAAAGCCTTAAAAGCCAAAAACGCTGGCAACTTGTATCTAACAGTAAGCCATGGAATTTTTAGCAAAGGTTTTACAGAATTAGAAAAGCAGTTTACTAAAATTTTTACCACCGATAGTTTTAAAACAATTGAAAATGCACATTGTGTGCAGATACCTTTAGAAGAATTATTAAGAAAATGA
- a CDS encoding NUDIX domain-containing protein — protein sequence MKISQNIKVAVDAVVFGYQQKELSVLLIKRGVNPFKGSWALPGGLVLENESLEDAVERELREETGVTIDYLEQLYTFGTPGRDPRNRVVAVTYFGLVSPNHFKISANTDADEVQWFPIHKLPELAFDHATILDTGLKRLQNKINYQPIGFELLNNEFPFSDLENLYQTILNQKIDRRNFRKKILSFGILTETNKIHQPSSGRPAKLFKFNAQKYKELEESGFHFEIKFA from the coding sequence ATGAAGATATCACAAAACATAAAAGTTGCCGTAGATGCTGTTGTTTTTGGCTACCAACAAAAAGAACTTTCTGTTTTACTTATAAAAAGAGGTGTAAATCCCTTTAAAGGAAGTTGGGCGCTACCTGGTGGACTGGTTTTAGAAAATGAATCTCTCGAAGATGCCGTTGAGAGAGAATTGCGAGAAGAAACAGGAGTAACTATCGATTATCTAGAACAATTATACACTTTTGGAACACCAGGAAGAGACCCCAGAAACAGAGTCGTTGCTGTAACCTATTTTGGACTCGTAAGTCCGAATCATTTTAAAATAAGTGCCAACACAGATGCCGATGAAGTACAGTGGTTTCCTATTCATAAACTCCCTGAACTGGCATTCGACCATGCGACAATTTTAGATACCGGATTAAAAAGACTCCAAAACAAAATCAATTATCAACCCATTGGTTTTGAACTGTTGAACAATGAATTTCCTTTTTCTGATTTAGAAAATTTGTATCAAACCATTTTAAATCAAAAAATTGATCGTAGAAACTTTAGAAAGAAAATTCTAAGTTTTGGAATACTCACTGAAACAAACAAAATTCACCAACCTTCTAGCGGCAGACCTGCGAAGCTTTTCAAGTTCAATGCTCAAAAATATAAAGAGCTAGAAGAAAGCGGATTCCACTTCGAAATAAAGTTTGCGTAA
- a CDS encoding sigma-70 family RNA polymerase sigma factor, translated as MTTQRVWTKHADDIKYFILSKVKDTTIADDLLQETFIKIHTKLHTLKDSTKLKPWIFSIARHTVINYFRQTNQPLELHAFETQTEIEECTHTEKDCLHAILKNLPKKYRDPLFLSDIKGLKQQEVANHLQQTLPTTKSQIQRARKLIAQGFINCCGFVLNEEGKLVGEIKDKEDCKVCR; from the coding sequence ATGACAACGCAACGAGTTTGGACAAAACATGCTGACGATATAAAGTATTTTATTTTAAGCAAAGTAAAAGACACAACTATTGCCGACGACCTCTTGCAAGAAACATTTATAAAAATTCACACCAAACTCCATACACTCAAAGACAGCACCAAGCTAAAACCATGGATTTTTTCAATTGCACGCCATACCGTAATAAATTACTTTAGGCAAACAAATCAACCATTAGAACTACACGCTTTTGAAACCCAAACAGAAATTGAAGAGTGTACACATACCGAAAAAGATTGCCTTCATGCAATCTTAAAAAACCTACCCAAGAAATATAGAGACCCCCTTTTTTTATCAGACATAAAAGGACTAAAACAACAAGAAGTTGCGAACCACTTACAGCAAACTTTGCCTACCACAAAATCGCAAATACAACGTGCGCGAAAATTAATTGCCCAAGGCTTTATAAATTGCTGTGGCTTTGTTTTAAATGAAGAGGGAAAGTTGGTAGGCGAAATAAAAGACAAAGAAGATTGCAAGGTTTGTAGGTAA
- a CDS encoding amidohydrolase, giving the protein MKKTLLYLFAFSILFSCNPKEKVDAIVINANVYTVNSNFDKVTSFAVKDGTFVAVGSNEEIQEKYMASNIIDAKNKPIYPGFIDAHCHFYGLGLQQQKVDLVGTKSYDEVLQRLVSFQKEKNTNYITGRGWDQNDWEIKEFPTKEKLDSIFPDTPVAIRRIDGHAMLVNQAAIDLAGITSDSKIEGGEFLNKDGELTGVLIDNAMNFINVPKPSKTAQIQALKDAEKTCFDLGLTTVDDAGLNKEVIELIDSLQQAGDLKMRVYAMISNNQKNLDYYLNKGIIKTDRLHVRSVKVYADGALGSRGAALKDEYADKKGHFGALVNSYDNLQELAKRIAASNYQMNTHAIGDSANYVMLKTYHKVLKNKKDRRWRIEHAQIVDANDFDLFKNVLPSIQPTHATSDMYWAEDRVGSERIKGAYAYNDLLQQYGKVALGTDFPVESVNPLYTFYAATIRKDLKGYPANGYQTENALSREDALKGMTIWNAYSNFEENEKGSIEVGKVADFIMLDKDIMTIDGKEIPTTKVLATFVNGEKVK; this is encoded by the coding sequence ATGAAAAAAACACTATTATACCTATTCGCTTTTAGCATACTATTTTCATGCAACCCAAAAGAAAAAGTAGATGCTATTGTAATAAACGCCAATGTATACACCGTTAATTCTAATTTTGACAAAGTAACAAGCTTTGCGGTAAAAGACGGAACATTTGTGGCGGTAGGAAGCAATGAAGAAATACAAGAAAAATACATGGCATCAAACATTATTGATGCTAAGAATAAGCCCATATACCCAGGATTTATCGATGCTCATTGCCATTTTTACGGACTCGGATTGCAACAGCAAAAAGTAGACTTGGTGGGAACTAAAAGCTACGACGAAGTTCTACAGCGTTTGGTTAGTTTTCAAAAAGAAAAAAATACCAACTACATTACAGGTCGTGGTTGGGATCAAAACGATTGGGAGATTAAAGAATTTCCAACCAAAGAAAAGTTAGACAGCATTTTTCCTGATACACCTGTTGCGATTAGAAGAATTGACGGACATGCTATGTTAGTCAATCAAGCAGCTATTGATTTAGCAGGAATTACATCGGACTCAAAAATTGAAGGAGGAGAATTTCTGAATAAAGACGGAGAACTTACAGGGGTACTCATAGATAATGCCATGAATTTTATCAACGTACCCAAACCCTCCAAAACAGCACAAATTCAGGCATTAAAAGATGCTGAAAAAACCTGCTTCGACTTAGGATTAACTACTGTTGACGATGCTGGATTAAATAAAGAGGTAATTGAGTTAATTGATAGTTTACAACAAGCTGGCGATTTAAAAATGCGTGTATATGCCATGATTTCAAACAATCAAAAAAACCTTGACTATTACCTTAATAAAGGCATTATAAAAACCGACAGACTACACGTTCGTTCTGTTAAAGTATATGCCGATGGCGCCTTAGGTTCAAGAGGAGCTGCTTTAAAAGATGAATATGCCGATAAAAAAGGACATTTTGGTGCCTTGGTAAACTCGTATGATAACTTACAAGAACTCGCTAAAAGAATAGCCGCATCTAACTATCAAATGAACACACATGCTATTGGCGATTCAGCTAATTATGTAATGCTTAAAACGTATCACAAGGTGTTAAAGAACAAAAAAGACAGACGTTGGCGCATCGAACATGCCCAAATTGTTGATGCAAACGATTTCGACCTCTTTAAAAATGTACTTCCTTCGATTCAACCCACACATGCCACTTCCGATATGTATTGGGCAGAAGATCGTGTTGGTTCAGAAAGAATTAAAGGAGCCTACGCTTATAACGATTTGTTACAACAATACGGAAAAGTAGCTTTGGGTACCGATTTTCCTGTAGAAAGTGTCAACCCTCTCTATACCTTCTATGCGGCAACTATTCGAAAAGATTTAAAAGGATATCCAGCAAATGGATATCAAACAGAAAACGCACTCTCGAGAGAAGATGCTTTAAAAGGAATGACGATATGGAATGCCTATTCAAATTTTGAAGAAAACGAAAAAGGAAGTATCGAAGTTGGTAAAGTTGCCGATTTTATTATGTTAGACAAAGACATTATGACAATCGACGGAAAAGAAATTCCAACTACAAAGGTCTTAGCAACTTTTGTAAATGGAGAAAAAGTAAAATAA
- a CDS encoding M20/M25/M40 family metallo-hydrolase — MKKLLFLLLTSIVFFACKTENKKVVTASKTQIEASYKQDSVEIKKLFNTALTEGKSYEWLRDLTQNIGSRLSGSEGAEKAVVWGEKLMKEVGLDSVWLQPIMVPHWVRGEKEKAHYEFEGKKIIVPICALGGSIATPANGITAEVIEVKNIEEAKNLGDKANGKIVFFNGAFDNTLINTFRAYGGCVAQRFAGAATVGKFGAKGVIVRSMTNGIDDYPHTGSMGYLDIPKEEYIPAAAISSRAAENLSKHLQEKPNLQFYFKQSCKNLPDAPSHNVVGEIKGSEFPDKIMVIGGHLDSWDLGDGAHDDGTGIVQSLEVAYLLKKNNIQPKNTIRIVFFMNEENGLRGATEYARLAKENGELHIGALESDAGGHTPRGFSIDANDKNLQLVKNWKKLLAPYGLHDIAAGGSGADIGPLKDDHVTLVGYRPDSQRYFDYHHAATDTFDKVNKRELELGSASMASIVYLMDKYLYNDETLKH, encoded by the coding sequence ATGAAAAAACTACTCTTTTTATTACTTACAAGCATTGTTTTTTTTGCTTGTAAAACAGAAAACAAAAAAGTTGTAACTGCTTCAAAAACCCAAATAGAAGCCAGCTACAAACAAGACTCTGTAGAAATAAAAAAACTTTTCAACACCGCACTTACCGAAGGTAAATCGTACGAGTGGTTGCGTGATTTAACCCAAAACATTGGAAGCCGTTTGTCGGGATCTGAAGGAGCGGAAAAAGCAGTCGTTTGGGGAGAAAAACTTATGAAAGAAGTGGGCTTAGACTCTGTTTGGCTACAACCTATAATGGTGCCCCATTGGGTTCGTGGAGAAAAAGAAAAGGCACATTATGAATTTGAAGGAAAAAAAATAATCGTGCCTATTTGTGCGTTGGGAGGCTCTATTGCCACCCCCGCTAACGGAATAACAGCAGAAGTTATTGAAGTTAAAAATATCGAAGAAGCCAAAAACCTAGGCGATAAAGCCAACGGAAAAATTGTATTCTTTAACGGCGCTTTTGACAATACACTCATCAACACATTTCGTGCTTACGGTGGTTGTGTAGCACAGCGATTTGCTGGTGCTGCAACCGTGGGTAAGTTTGGGGCAAAAGGAGTAATTGTACGTTCTATGACCAATGGAATTGACGATTATCCACACACTGGATCTATGGGATATCTCGATATTCCTAAAGAAGAGTACATTCCTGCTGCTGCAATTAGTTCACGCGCTGCCGAAAACTTAAGCAAACACTTACAAGAAAAACCAAACCTGCAATTCTACTTTAAACAAAGCTGTAAAAATTTGCCCGACGCTCCTTCACACAATGTCGTAGGAGAAATAAAAGGAAGTGAATTTCCTGATAAAATTATGGTCATCGGCGGACATTTAGACTCGTGGGATTTAGGCGATGGCGCTCACGATGATGGTACGGGCATCGTACAATCGTTAGAAGTTGCTTATTTATTAAAGAAAAATAACATCCAACCCAAAAACACCATTCGAATTGTATTTTTTATGAATGAAGAAAACGGTTTGCGTGGAGCTACTGAATACGCACGTTTGGCAAAAGAAAATGGAGAATTGCATATCGGAGCCTTAGAATCGGATGCTGGAGGTCATACGCCAAGAGGTTTCTCTATCGATGCAAATGACAAAAATTTACAATTAGTAAAAAATTGGAAGAAACTGCTCGCTCCTTACGGATTACACGACATTGCTGCTGGAGGAAGTGGAGCCGACATTGGTCCGTTAAAAGACGACCACGTTACTTTGGTAGGTTATCGCCCAGATTCTCAACGTTATTTTGACTATCACCATGCTGCAACTGATACCTTTGACAAGGTGAATAAACGTGAGTTAGAATTGGGTAGTGCATCTATGGCTAGTATCGTATATTTAATGGATAAGTATTTATACAATGATGAAACTTTAAAGCATTAA